Proteins encoded together in one Rana temporaria chromosome 6, aRanTem1.1, whole genome shotgun sequence window:
- the LOC120943244 gene encoding somatostatin receptor type 5-like: MDYTTEMIPDDNISFYEIFNFNETDVSREQSLSFIPYIFVSVFGLVANTLVLYVILRFRKMWTPTNIYVFSLALGDIFHMLCLLLFASEIASTYWPVGQFMCKLFWTLIALTPFTNIYFLAIMSIDVFIQQYFPEFWKNRLGQIAAVVISIVLWIVCLLLGIPLFIYADLIDNYNCQINWPEPLAFWNLTFISYRLALDFVLPVLLICIFLILTGVKFRNHKATESSSGAIKENIILVSVLTLVYFVFWVPTHVLEMMSATGDLGINEGSYYIISLIPYLKSCVYPVLYGFLSQHFKETLTAVLCCKNVQDSSSQPNNSSEKQEEKSSPC, encoded by the coding sequence ATGGACTATACTACCGAAATGATTCCAGATGACAATATAAGCTTCTACGAGATTTTTAATTTCAATGAAACTGATGTCTCCAGAGAGCAGTCCCTATCATTCATCCCTTACATTTTTGTCTCTGTCTTTGGCCTAGTAGCGAATACCTTGGTCCTTTACGTGATTCTGCGTTTTCGAAAGATGTGGACTCCAACCAACATATATGTGTTCAGTCTGGCTCTAGGTGATATCTTCCACATGTTATGCCTTCTGCTCTTTGCCTCGGAAATCGCCAGTACTTACTGGCCCGTGGGGCAATTTATGTGCAAGCTCTTCTGGACTTTAATAGCATTAACTCCGTTTACCAATATCTACTTCCTGGCCATCATGTCTATTGACGTCTTCATTCAGCAGTATTTCCCAGAGTTTTGGAAAAACAGACTCGGACAGATAGCGGCAGTGGTGATCAGCATCGTTCTATGGATTGTCTGCTTGTTGCTTGGGATCCCTCTTTTTATTTATGCTGACCTGATTGACAACTACAACTGTCAGATTAATTGGCCAGAGCCTCTTGCCTTCTGGAACTTGACCTTCATATCTTACAGGCTTGCCCTGGATTTTGTGCTCCCTGTGTTGTTGATCTGCATCTTTCTTATCCTAACGGGTGTAAAGTTCCGAAATCACAAGGCAACCGAATCAAGTTCTGGAGCCATCAAAGAGAACATCATCCTGGTTTCAGTTCTGACGCTGGTCTATTTTGTCTTCTGGGTTCCAACACATGTCTTGGAAATGATGTCGGCCACTGGCGATCTGGGAATAAATGAAGGGTCTTACTACATTATTAGCCTCATACCTTACTTGAAAAGTTGTGTCTACCCCGTCCTTTATGGATTTCTATCCCAACATTTTAAAGAGACACTCAcagctgttttgtgctgcaaaaatGTTCAGGACAGTAGCAGCCAGCCCAATAATTCATCtgaaaaacaagaagaaaaatcGTCTCCctgttaa